The following is a genomic window from Benincasa hispida cultivar B227 chromosome 7, ASM972705v1, whole genome shotgun sequence.
CTTCCTTTTGTTACCCCATAAAGAAATCTGACCACCTTCTTTTCAGgctgaaaattttctttcatgtttatATCATCAACATTACTTATTTTACATAGACATGATAACAATGGTCTTTGGTTAATGAATAACTTTTTTCATATAATGATGTCAATGACAATGTTGTTCTTTAATATACAAGACTTAGTAAGTGGTTTTGgctctcacttttttttttttttttttttccgttcGGCTTGTTATAGGGACCTTTCGGAATGACGCATCAGCAGGCTTTGGCTCAGGTTACTATGCAGGCTGCAGAAGCCTATTCTCATAATCAAATGCAAGCAGCATCTTTTTCTTCATCAGTAGCACCGTCTGCATCCTCCTCACATGTTTTGACATCCTTTCTGGGTGAGAAGACTAAAGATCAGACAATGCAACCTCCATTCCAGAACTTTGCAGTTGTGTCCAAGGAGCCATTGGATAACTCTCAATCAGAGCCGAGATTGCAGTCTTCTTCATGTAATGTTGATAGGCCTGCCGATGATGGCTACAATTGGAGAAAATATGGACAGAAACAAGTGAAGGGCAGTGAATTTCCTCGAAGCTACTATAAGTGTACGCACCCGAATTGTCCTGTCAAGAAAAAGGTTGAGCGATCTCTGGAAGGACAAGTCACTGAAATTATCTACAAGGGCGAGCACAACCACAAACGACCTCAACTGAATAAGCGTGCAAAGGATGTTGGAAATTCTAACGGATATTCAAGTATTCACGGAAATCCTGAGACATCTGTCTCTTCCATTGCAAAGAAGGATCAAGAATCGAGCCATGTTACAAATGAACAGTTGTCGGGTGCTAGTGATGGTGAGGGAAGGAGTGAGATCCAAACTGGAATGAATCGAAAAGATGAAGACAAACCCAACGCCAAGAGACAGTAAGCATTTTTATGTAGAAGAATGTACCTGTTCAACTCACAAGCATATAGCCGTTTGTTGTGTCTTGATTGATACGCGTAACGTTCTACCTCTATTATGCAGGAATACTGAGGTTAGAATTTCTGAGCCAGTATCATCTCATAGAACTCTCACAGAATCCAGAATCATTGTGCAGACTACAAGTGAAGTCGATCTATTGGATGATGGCTACAGGTGGCGTAAGTATGGTCAGAAAATTGTTAAAGGCAACCCTTACCCCAGGTCAGTCAAGTGTGCTTTGTATTGACAAACAGAGTGATCTTAGAAATTCAAACACTTCAAAATTAATGTTATGAAATCGACAAATAAAGATAAGTAGAAAAATGTAAATAGTAGAGAATCTACACATAGATTTACGTGGTTCATTAACAAGATGTTAGCTATGTCCACGGACAAAGGCAGAACAGTTTATTATTAGAAAGAATAATTCAGATTACAAAGGCACCTCTAGAGTTAGATACTTTATATAACACGCTTCTCTAAATGTTAAGGTCAAAATTGTAAACAATGTAAATATGACAAATATGAATACTACTAATGAGACCttgtacttggttgttcgaagctTCAGATATCATATTCGAGGCATTCCAATTATTAACATTTTCCTTGGTTGTAATTTGAAATGTCAAAGAGTGATTTGGCTGATGGCTGATGGCTGATGGCTGATGGCTAATGAATGTTGACTCTCTTGGGgattgtttttctaattttatcaaGTGATCTTCATTGCAGGAGCTATTATAAATGCACGACTCCAGGATGCAATGTTCGTAAACATGTAGAGAGAGCTTCAATGGACCCGAAAGCTGTCATAACGACGTACGAAGGTAAACACAATCATGATGTTCCAGCTGGTAAAATCAGCAGCCATAGTTCAGTCAATAGTACCATTACTCAGATGAAATCACACAATATAATTactgagaaaaaaaattcaagtaaCAACATTGATCCTGGAAACTCTCGTCAACAGCCTGCTGGACTTTTACGGTTAAAGGAAGAACAAATAACATAGTTTCTTCAActtaagagaaaaagagatcaGAAAGCAGCATGATAATATAACTTCTCTAGCAGTTTCTATCTGCTCGTTTTATAATTCCCACTTCAAAAGCCATACTTTACATCAATACCATTTTGTCCACTTGTTCACTTCATATACAGTTAACAGGAAAAGAGAACAGAAGAATTTACATCAAGAGGAATTAGGTTGtaatggttattgtatgtacgATAGATACCCGAAAGAAGCGTATTGTATCAAATCAACCTTTGCATTCTTTTGTAAATGGAATACAGGTAAATGAATTTACATTACCTACTAATGATCGTGATCCTTTCCATCTTAATTATAGTGTGACCAAAGCTATCTCTCTTGTTCTTACTTGAAGCTTGCAAAGTTTTCCTTTTTGGGTCAAGCTGTTTGGTGGGTCTCGGAAATTTTTGTTTCAAAGACAGAGAGAGGAAATGCATTCTTCTCTAGCCAGACTTGGTTATCTGACTCACTTGATTCAACAGGCATGCAAGGGAATCCCTTTTTCCTCTATAGTCTGTTTTATGTATGTACTCAAATGGGGTCAATGGATCATCTCCATCAAATTCTTATCTGTTTCTTAAAGATTTGTTTGGattaacttaagaaaaaaagtgttcttaaaaaaaaactcatttttagttaaatacttttaataaaaattgtttaaaatacacttgaaaaattattttgagtagttggcttcaatttcttctaaaataacttatt
Proteins encoded in this region:
- the LOC120082115 gene encoding probable WRKY transcription factor 4; the encoded protein is MGDDDEQPPPQPPSKSKPFPLRPTINLPPRTSMESLFSGGPGLGFGFSPGPMTLVSSFFSDSDDCKSFSQLLAGAMASPVASVSSSASEFKASSGLLDSPGLFSPGQGPFGMTHQQALAQVTMQAAEAYSHNQMQAASFSSSVAPSASSSHVLTSFLGEKTKDQTMQPPFQNFAVVSKEPLDNSQSEPRLQSSSCNVDRPADDGYNWRKYGQKQVKGSEFPRSYYKCTHPNCPVKKKVERSLEGQVTEIIYKGEHNHKRPQLNKRAKDVGNSNGYSSIHGNPETSVSSIAKKDQESSHVTNEQLSGASDGEGRSEIQTGMNRKDEDKPNAKRQNTEVRISEPVSSHRTLTESRIIVQTTSEVDLLDDGYRWRKYGQKIVKGNPYPRSYYKCTTPGCNVRKHVERASMDPKAVITTYEVNRKREQKNLHQEELGCNGYCMYDRYPKEAYCIKSTFAFFCKWNTACKVFLFGSSCLVGLGNFCFKDRERKCILL